In Pengzhenrongella sicca, a single genomic region encodes these proteins:
- a CDS encoding lycopene cyclase family protein, giving the protein MALDPQRAPPPARRVVAIGAPAGMVKASTGYGYARMQRHSAALTRSLTGAGHPFDVGRAPRRHRVLDRTLLEAVRREPATVVDAFQRLFAANPGDRVLGFLDEATAIGQELALIRTVPAAPFVRAAGRLLDPRHRPRPRVSAGDAP; this is encoded by the coding sequence ATCGCGCTCGACCCGCAGCGCGCCCCTCCCCCGGCTCGGCGGGTCGTCGCGATCGGCGCCCCCGCGGGGATGGTGAAGGCGAGCACCGGCTACGGCTACGCGCGCATGCAGCGGCACAGCGCCGCCCTCACGCGCTCGCTCACCGGCGCGGGGCACCCCTTCGACGTCGGCCGGGCGCCCCGGCGGCACCGCGTGCTCGACCGGACGCTGCTCGAGGCCGTCCGCCGCGAGCCGGCGACGGTCGTCGACGCGTTCCAGCGCCTGTTCGCGGCGAACCCGGGTGATCGGGTCCTCGGCTTCCTCGACGAGGCCACCGCGATCGGGCAGGAGCTTGCGCTGATCCGCACGGTGCCGGCCGCCCCGTTCGTGCGCGCCGCGGGCCGCCTCCTCGACCCACGGCACCGGCCGCGGCCACGGGTCAGTGCCGGCGACGCGCCCTGA
- the aroB gene encoding 3-dehydroquinate synthase: MNDLNRTTTRVVRVGGDQPYDVVLGRRLLGELPALLGDGVRRVLVIATQAMAASAEAVRADLAESGYEALLAEVPDAEGAKTAEVAGFCWQVLGQANFTRSDAIVSLGGGATTDLAGFVASTWLRGITVVHIPTTLLGMVDAAVGGKTAINTAEGKNLVGTFYPPAGVLCDLAALESLPTFDFVAGLGEVIKCGFIADPRILELIEADPAGIVARGGKLAEGGTSEDVLLELIERSVRVKAAVVGEDLTDHGAREILNYGHTFAHAIEQVERYSWRHGAAVSVGMVFAAELARLAGRLADDVVDRHRAILTSVGLPVSYRGDRWDKLLGVMRRDKKTRGDLLRFVVLEAVAKPARLEGPDPVLLAAAYAEISEGAPTPRTIPL; the protein is encoded by the coding sequence ATGAACGACCTCAACCGAACGACCACGCGGGTCGTGCGCGTCGGCGGCGACCAGCCCTACGACGTCGTGCTCGGGCGCCGCCTCCTCGGCGAGCTGCCGGCGTTGCTCGGCGACGGCGTCCGGCGCGTGCTCGTCATCGCGACGCAGGCGATGGCCGCGTCGGCCGAGGCGGTACGGGCGGACCTCGCCGAGTCCGGGTACGAGGCGCTGCTCGCGGAGGTGCCCGACGCCGAGGGCGCAAAGACCGCCGAGGTCGCCGGGTTCTGCTGGCAGGTGCTCGGCCAGGCCAACTTCACGCGGTCCGACGCGATCGTCTCGCTCGGCGGCGGCGCGACGACCGACCTCGCGGGATTCGTCGCGTCCACCTGGCTGCGCGGCATCACGGTCGTGCACATCCCGACGACACTGCTCGGGATGGTCGACGCGGCGGTGGGCGGCAAGACCGCGATCAACACCGCCGAGGGCAAGAACCTCGTCGGCACGTTCTACCCGCCGGCCGGCGTGCTGTGCGACCTCGCGGCGCTCGAGTCCCTGCCGACGTTCGACTTCGTGGCCGGCCTCGGCGAGGTCATCAAGTGCGGGTTCATCGCCGACCCGCGCATCCTCGAGCTCATCGAGGCGGACCCCGCGGGGATCGTCGCGCGCGGCGGGAAGCTTGCCGAGGGCGGCACGAGCGAGGACGTCCTGCTCGAGCTGATCGAGCGGTCGGTCCGGGTCAAGGCCGCGGTGGTGGGGGAGGACCTCACCGACCACGGCGCGCGGGAGATCCTCAACTACGGGCACACGTTCGCGCACGCGATCGAACAGGTCGAGCGGTACTCGTGGCGGCACGGCGCGGCCGTGTCGGTGGGCATGGTGTTCGCGGCCGAGCTCGCGCGGCTCGCGGGCCGGCTCGCCGACGACGTCGTCGATCGCCACCGCGCGATCCTCACGTCCGTGGGGCTGCCGGTGAGCTACCGCGGCGACCGCTGGGACAAGCTGCTCGGCGTGATGCGCCGCGACAAGAAGACCCGCGGCGACTTGCTCCGGTTCGTGGTGCTCGAGGCGGTCGCCAAGCCGGCCCGCCTCGAGGGCCCAGACCCGGTCCTGCTGGCAGCCGCCTACGCCGAGATCAGCGAGGGCGCCCCCACCCCCCGCACGATCCCCCTCTAG
- a CDS encoding DUF559 domain-containing protein, whose amino-acid sequence MTDRAPAHHPADRDPAGLRPAARLPAARYPAGWAPAVAVRQAGLFTGAQAVAAGMTVAQVRRRRQTGRWVTVVGAALAPAGLELTPWHLAHGAWLSWPDAVVCLGTAARVHRLPVPDDGRVHVLVPSPRAARGALSPHQFAVRPADVSRAGRAPITTFARTLFDCIGRLDDRTSEHLVIWALTRELYSREELELALAQRPRRWGNTRRRRALADTRTGAMGPAERRLHAILTNAGITGWLADVPVVDADGTIGRADVLFPAVGLVIEVDGVAYHGADQFQGDRTRQNRLVNAGLTVLRFTWQDLTEGPTEVVRQITTALHRLADTLS is encoded by the coding sequence ATGACCGATCGAGCTCCAGCGCACCATCCGGCAGACCGAGATCCGGCAGGGCTTCGTCCGGCGGCTCGGCTTCCGGCCGCCCGGTATCCGGCCGGGTGGGCGCCCGCGGTCGCGGTGCGCCAGGCGGGGCTGTTCACCGGCGCGCAGGCGGTGGCGGCCGGGATGACGGTTGCGCAGGTTCGGCGGCGACGCCAGACGGGCCGCTGGGTGACGGTCGTCGGGGCCGCGCTCGCGCCCGCCGGGCTCGAGCTCACGCCCTGGCACCTCGCGCACGGCGCGTGGCTCAGCTGGCCGGACGCCGTCGTCTGCCTCGGGACCGCGGCGCGGGTGCACCGCCTTCCGGTCCCGGACGACGGCCGCGTGCACGTCCTCGTCCCGTCCCCGCGGGCCGCCCGGGGCGCGCTCAGCCCCCACCAGTTCGCGGTTCGGCCCGCGGACGTCTCGCGCGCCGGCCGCGCCCCGATCACGACCTTCGCGCGCACGCTGTTCGACTGCATCGGCCGGCTGGACGACCGCACGTCCGAGCACCTGGTGATCTGGGCGCTGACGCGTGAGCTCTACAGCCGGGAGGAGCTCGAGCTGGCGCTCGCGCAACGTCCTCGCCGGTGGGGCAACACCCGCCGACGCCGCGCGCTCGCCGACACCCGGACGGGCGCGATGGGACCGGCGGAGCGCCGCCTGCACGCGATCCTCACGAACGCCGGCATCACCGGGTGGCTGGCCGACGTGCCGGTCGTCGACGCAGACGGCACCATCGGCCGCGCGGACGTGCTGTTCCCCGCGGTCGGGCTGGTCATCGAGGTCGACGGCGTGGCCTACCACGGCGCCGACCAGTTCCAGGGTGACCGGACCCGCCAGAACCGGCTGGTCAACGCCGGCCTGACGGTGCTCCGGTTCACCTGGCAGGACCTGACGGAGGGGCCGACGGAGGTCGTGCGCCAGATCACGACGGCGCTCCACCGCCTAGCGGACACGCTTTCCTGA
- a CDS encoding sensor domain-containing phosphodiesterase, translating to MTAHTDSPAAHRAPATAERLRVALATGALAVHYQPVVALPSGRVCGVEALARWIDPVLGTITPDEFIPIAEASGLILELGEWVLRTACERAATSPDGIADDLSVAVNVSPLQLEHPEFVGVVMRALADSGLPPRRLCLEITETAAIIDLAATAVRLTELRRRGIQIALDDFGTGYSSLTMLRSLPWSIVKIDRSFVARVARGAQDAVLVRLVIEAAHTLGMQVCAEGIEDADQARQLVAMGCDTAQGWYFGRAEPSTLLLTRATGRSGPDMFDAAAPAPVPLGSADELVVVSTPEGVITYASSTCRTMLGWTPQQLVGTSATSYFPPVSRIEDTCDRAVSGPSGRSRRRVAHRDGVDRWFDVDTKTLREVDGLPVEIISVCRDVTAVVAAQHELADSESKFRHAFDDAPIGMALSGLDGRILRVNAAFAQMLGRTAAEVLACTVAELTHPDDRAQDVANLGDLSTGAATTHHVVKRYLRRDGSAVAATVRASMINDRHGRLAYVIAHITASAPPPAA from the coding sequence GTGACCGCGCACACCGACTCTCCGGCCGCGCACCGTGCGCCGGCGACCGCCGAGCGCCTGCGCGTCGCGCTCGCAACCGGCGCGCTCGCGGTGCACTACCAACCCGTCGTCGCGCTGCCGTCGGGCCGGGTGTGCGGGGTCGAGGCGCTGGCCCGGTGGATCGACCCCGTCCTCGGGACCATCACGCCGGACGAGTTCATCCCGATCGCCGAGGCGAGCGGACTGATCCTCGAGCTCGGCGAGTGGGTCCTGCGCACCGCGTGCGAGCGGGCGGCGACCTCGCCCGACGGCATCGCGGACGACCTCAGCGTGGCGGTCAACGTCTCTCCGCTGCAGCTCGAGCACCCCGAGTTCGTCGGCGTCGTGATGCGGGCCTTGGCCGACTCGGGCCTGCCGCCGCGCCGGCTGTGCCTGGAGATCACCGAGACGGCGGCCATCATCGACCTGGCGGCCACCGCCGTCCGGCTGACCGAGCTGCGCCGGCGCGGGATCCAGATCGCGCTGGACGACTTCGGCACCGGCTACTCGTCGCTGACGATGCTGCGGTCCCTGCCGTGGTCCATCGTCAAGATCGACCGGTCGTTCGTCGCGCGGGTCGCCCGGGGGGCCCAGGACGCCGTGCTCGTCCGGCTCGTGATCGAGGCGGCGCACACGCTCGGCATGCAGGTGTGCGCTGAGGGAATCGAGGACGCCGACCAGGCGCGCCAGCTCGTCGCGATGGGCTGCGACACGGCCCAGGGCTGGTACTTCGGCCGCGCCGAGCCGTCGACGCTCCTGCTCACCCGCGCCACCGGCCGGTCGGGGCCGGACATGTTCGACGCCGCCGCGCCGGCGCCCGTCCCGCTCGGGTCCGCCGACGAGCTCGTGGTCGTGTCCACCCCCGAAGGGGTGATCACCTACGCGTCGTCGACGTGCCGGACGATGCTGGGCTGGACGCCCCAGCAGCTGGTGGGTACGTCGGCAACGAGCTACTTCCCGCCGGTCTCACGCATCGAGGACACCTGCGACCGGGCCGTCAGCGGACCGTCCGGTCGGTCGCGGCGGCGCGTCGCGCACCGCGACGGCGTCGATCGGTGGTTCGACGTCGACACGAAGACCCTGCGTGAGGTGGACGGCCTGCCGGTCGAGATCATCTCGGTGTGCCGTGACGTCACCGCCGTGGTCGCGGCGCAGCACGAGCTCGCCGACAGCGAGTCGAAGTTCCGGCACGCGTTCGACGACGCGCCCATCGGCATGGCGCTCAGCGGGCTCGACGGCCGGATCCTGCGGGTCAACGCCGCGTTCGCCCAGATGCTGGGCCGGACGGCGGCGGAGGTGCTCGCCTGCACGGTCGCCGAGCTCACCCACCCGGACGACCGGGCGCAGGACGTCGCGAACCTCGGTGATCTGAGCACCGGCGCCGCGACGACGCACCACGTCGTCAAGCGCTACCTGCGCCGCGACGGCAGCGCCGTCGCGGCCACCGTGCGGGCGTCGATGATCAACGACCGCCACGGCCGGCTCGCCTACGTCATCGCCCACATCACCGCGTCGGCGCCCCCTCCCGCCGCCTGA
- a CDS encoding GGDEF domain-containing protein: MTPVTPVVGWVTQHIPAQLGQVGPAAGAGIALLAVSKVIVLASAPFLGLNGSAWRTLAAITVVMVLAILAATRAPWSSWSPEATLAFPFVGLLGFTVLGLRTDSVASAYLGVIPLWFLYVGLFHRLRSGVLLVPVAAATYVAMVDILLPSTFVRLVIYGAVWFAISGILAVTSSQQRLVTRYLEEANHTDPLTGLGNRRGLDPRLAAVVEGDCVVLCDLDLFKSINDAFGHAAGDEVLAQFGRTIDQLLRRRDYAARYGGEEFVLILVRTTPNQAIAALTALRAEWLDVGAGVTFSAGIAEVPARPLPGAVLAAADAALYEAKAAGRDRFHVAAASPIV, encoded by the coding sequence GTGACCCCGGTCACCCCAGTGGTCGGATGGGTCACGCAGCACATTCCCGCGCAGCTGGGGCAGGTCGGCCCCGCCGCGGGCGCGGGGATCGCGCTGCTCGCGGTGTCGAAGGTGATCGTCCTGGCCAGCGCGCCGTTCCTCGGCTTGAACGGATCCGCGTGGCGGACTCTCGCCGCGATCACGGTCGTCATGGTCCTCGCCATCCTCGCGGCCACCCGCGCGCCGTGGAGCTCTTGGTCGCCCGAGGCGACCCTCGCGTTTCCGTTCGTGGGCCTGCTCGGCTTCACGGTGCTCGGACTTCGTACCGACTCGGTCGCGTCGGCGTACCTCGGAGTGATCCCGCTGTGGTTCTTGTACGTCGGCTTGTTCCACCGCCTCCGTTCGGGCGTGCTGCTGGTCCCGGTGGCGGCGGCCACCTATGTCGCGATGGTCGACATACTCCTTCCGTCGACGTTCGTCCGCCTCGTCATCTACGGTGCCGTGTGGTTCGCGATCAGCGGCATCCTCGCGGTCACGTCGAGCCAGCAGCGCCTGGTCACGCGGTACCTCGAGGAGGCGAACCACACCGACCCGCTCACGGGGCTCGGCAACCGGCGCGGGCTCGACCCGCGCCTGGCCGCCGTCGTCGAGGGCGACTGCGTCGTGCTGTGCGACCTCGACCTGTTCAAGTCGATCAACGACGCGTTCGGGCATGCCGCGGGCGACGAGGTCCTCGCCCAGTTCGGCAGGACGATCGACCAGCTGCTGCGGCGGCGCGACTACGCGGCCCGGTACGGCGGGGAGGAGTTCGTGCTCATCCTCGTGCGCACCACCCCGAACCAGGCGATCGCGGCGCTGACCGCCCTGCGCGCGGAGTGGCTGGACGTCGGGGCCGGGGTGACCTTCTCTGCGGGGATCGCCGAGGTGCCCGCAAGGCCGCTGCCGGGGGCAGTGCTCGCCGCGGCGGACGCGGCGCTGTACGAGGCGAAGGCCGCGGGGCGCGACCGCTTCCACGTCGCGGCGGCCAGCCCGATCGTCTGA
- the moaA gene encoding GTP 3',8-cyclase MoaA: MAVPSLADTLGRPLRDLRISVTDRCNFRCVYCMPKEVFGRDHAFLPRAELLTFEEIVRLARIAVRHGVEKVRLTGGEPLLRKNLPALVAALAELRTPTGAALDIALTTNGSLLERMAPALADAGLQRVTVSLDSLDDATFMAMNDVTFPVATVLRGIDAAVAAGLGPVKLNMVVKRGHNDHDVVAMARHFKGTPMVLRFIEYMDVGATNGWRMDQVVPSAEIVARLQAELPLEPVAAHAPGETAVRYRYRDGGGEIGVISSVTGAFCHACSRARISTDGKLFTCLFASGGTDLRALLRDGGPDSRLEAALAGIWRARTDRYSEQRAGATGRPRPDGRVEMSYIGG; encoded by the coding sequence GTGGCTGTCCCCTCGCTCGCCGACACGCTCGGCCGACCGCTGCGCGACCTGCGGATCTCCGTGACGGACCGGTGCAACTTCCGCTGCGTGTACTGCATGCCCAAGGAGGTGTTCGGCCGCGACCACGCGTTCCTGCCGCGGGCCGAGCTGCTCACCTTCGAAGAGATCGTTCGATTGGCCCGGATCGCGGTGCGCCACGGCGTCGAGAAGGTCCGGCTGACCGGCGGGGAGCCGCTGCTGCGCAAGAACCTCCCCGCGCTCGTGGCCGCGCTGGCGGAGCTGCGGACGCCGACCGGCGCCGCGCTCGACATCGCGCTGACGACCAACGGGTCGCTGCTCGAGCGCATGGCTCCCGCCCTGGCCGACGCCGGCCTGCAGCGCGTGACCGTCTCGCTCGACTCGCTCGACGACGCGACATTCATGGCGATGAACGACGTGACGTTCCCGGTGGCGACCGTGCTGCGCGGCATCGACGCCGCCGTGGCGGCCGGGCTCGGCCCGGTCAAGCTCAACATGGTGGTCAAGCGGGGCCACAACGATCACGACGTCGTGGCGATGGCGCGCCACTTCAAGGGCACGCCGATGGTCCTGCGCTTCATCGAGTACATGGACGTCGGGGCCACCAACGGGTGGCGGATGGACCAGGTGGTGCCGTCGGCCGAGATCGTGGCGCGCCTGCAGGCCGAGCTGCCGCTCGAGCCCGTGGCCGCGCACGCGCCGGGAGAGACCGCCGTGCGCTACCGCTACCGCGACGGCGGCGGCGAGATCGGCGTCATCTCCTCGGTCACCGGCGCCTTCTGCCACGCGTGCTCACGCGCCCGGATCTCCACCGACGGGAAGCTCTTCACCTGCCTGTTCGCGTCCGGGGGCACCGACCTGCGGGCCCTGCTGCGCGACGGCGGCCCGGACTCGCGCCTCGAGGCGGCGCTCGCCGGGATCTGGCGGGCCCGCACCGACCGCTACTCCGAGCAACGGGCCGGGGCGACAGGCCGGCCGCGACCCGACGGTCGCGTCGAGATGTCCTACATCGGCGGCTGA
- a CDS encoding FAD-binding oxidoreductase produces MTMTGSLHDDLQELRSRVRGRVLGSRDPGFDQARAVWNAMIDRRPAAIVRAAGSADIAPTIRFARARGLELAVRGGGHNVAGLGTVAGGVVLDLGDLTAVTVDPAARTVRAEAGATLAHLDAATHPHGLAVPIGVVSGTGIAGLALGGGIGWLTRAHGLTVDNLLEVELVTADGEVVSAGPAVNPDLFWALRGGGGNFGVVTAFTFRAHVLGPDVFAGNFIYGVDHWREAWSALATWTRDLPDDMTAITTTLTPPPILEAGSEPLLIVGFAWASPDRGAGKALVGRLRGLAPPDDEETGDVPWVQWQSAFDPIFPRGVRAYWRNASFDRLDGDVIDVLVRRGAEQTWTGTAFDVHHLGGAFGRVPAGATPFPHRDAGFWLNIYGFWTDPGDDAARVDFVRGMSADLEPFATGGHYVNFQGHDEADRQAIGAERTFDAGTLARLRDVKRRYDPENVFRINHNIVP; encoded by the coding sequence ATGACCATGACCGGGTCGCTGCACGACGACCTGCAGGAGCTGCGGTCCAGGGTGCGGGGCCGGGTCCTGGGTAGCCGGGATCCCGGCTTCGACCAGGCCCGAGCGGTATGGAACGCGATGATCGACCGGCGCCCCGCCGCGATCGTGCGTGCCGCGGGCTCAGCCGACATCGCCCCCACGATCCGCTTCGCGCGAGCTCGAGGCCTCGAGCTCGCGGTCCGCGGCGGCGGGCACAACGTCGCCGGCCTCGGCACCGTCGCCGGCGGAGTGGTGCTCGACCTGGGCGACCTCACCGCGGTGACCGTCGACCCGGCCGCGCGGACCGTCCGGGCCGAGGCCGGCGCGACGCTTGCCCACCTCGACGCCGCGACGCACCCGCACGGCCTCGCGGTCCCGATCGGCGTCGTTTCCGGCACCGGGATCGCAGGCCTCGCCCTGGGCGGCGGGATCGGCTGGCTGACCCGCGCGCATGGGCTCACGGTCGACAACCTGCTCGAGGTCGAGCTGGTGACCGCCGACGGCGAGGTGGTCAGCGCCGGACCCGCCGTGAACCCCGATCTGTTCTGGGCCCTGCGCGGCGGCGGCGGCAACTTCGGGGTCGTGACCGCCTTCACCTTCCGCGCCCACGTGCTCGGACCCGACGTGTTCGCCGGGAACTTCATCTACGGCGTCGACCACTGGCGCGAGGCCTGGTCGGCCCTGGCGACCTGGACGCGCGACCTGCCGGACGACATGACGGCGATCACGACGACCCTGACCCCGCCGCCGATACTCGAGGCGGGCTCCGAGCCTCTGCTGATCGTCGGGTTCGCGTGGGCCTCACCCGACCGCGGGGCCGGCAAGGCGCTCGTCGGACGCCTGCGCGGGCTCGCCCCGCCGGACGACGAGGAGACCGGCGACGTCCCCTGGGTGCAGTGGCAGTCGGCGTTCGACCCGATCTTCCCCCGCGGCGTCCGAGCGTACTGGCGCAACGCCTCGTTCGACCGGCTCGACGGCGACGTCATTGACGTGCTCGTCCGGCGCGGCGCCGAGCAGACCTGGACAGGCACGGCGTTCGACGTGCACCACCTCGGCGGCGCGTTCGGCCGCGTCCCGGCGGGGGCGACGCCCTTCCCGCACCGGGACGCCGGGTTCTGGCTGAACATCTACGGGTTCTGGACCGACCCCGGCGACGACGCCGCGCGGGTCGACTTCGTCCGCGGCATGTCCGCCGACCTCGAGCCGTTCGCGACCGGCGGGCACTACGTCAACTTCCAGGGCCACGACGAGGCCGACCGGCAGGCGATCGGCGCGGAGCGGACCTTCGACGCGGGCACGCTCGCCCGGCTGCGCGACGTCAAGCGTCGCTACGACCCGGAGAACGTGTTCCGAATCAACCACAACATCGTCCCGTGA
- a CDS encoding type II 3-dehydroquinate dehydratase gives MTGVLVLNGPNLGRLGVREPEVYGAASHADLVAAATSWGTGLGLTVEVRQSDDESELVGWLHGAVDAGTHVVLNPAAFTHYSYALRDAAAQVTSAGLLLVEVHLSNPAARENFRRLSVIGEVATGTIAGFGFDSYRLALTALATRLAT, from the coding sequence ATGACTGGTGTGCTGGTGCTGAACGGACCGAACCTCGGCCGGCTCGGGGTGCGTGAGCCCGAGGTGTACGGCGCGGCGTCGCACGCCGACCTCGTCGCCGCCGCGACGAGCTGGGGTACCGGTCTCGGGCTCACGGTCGAGGTGCGGCAGAGCGACGACGAGTCCGAGCTGGTCGGCTGGTTGCACGGGGCCGTCGACGCCGGCACGCACGTCGTGCTCAACCCCGCGGCCTTCACGCACTACTCCTACGCGCTGCGCGACGCCGCGGCCCAGGTGACCAGCGCCGGCCTCCTGCTCGTCGAGGTGCACCTGTCCAACCCGGCCGCACGCGAGAACTTCCGCCGCCTGTCGGTGATCGGCGAGGTCGCCACGGGGACGATCGCCGGCTTCGGCTTCGACAGCTACCGCCTAGCCCTCACAGCACTAGCAACCCGCCTAGCGACCTAA
- a CDS encoding VOC family protein has product MSLEWEQVIVDAARPAELGRWWARALGWVVVDEAEDEFEIRPEADRTPGLLFVAVPEPKVIKNRLHLDLRPQDQSAEVARLVALGACPADIGQGEQTWVVLADPEGNEFCVLSARAGG; this is encoded by the coding sequence ATGAGCCTTGAGTGGGAGCAGGTCATCGTCGACGCAGCGCGCCCGGCCGAGCTGGGGCGGTGGTGGGCGCGGGCCCTGGGGTGGGTCGTCGTGGACGAGGCCGAGGACGAGTTCGAGATCCGGCCCGAGGCCGACCGGACGCCGGGGCTCCTGTTCGTGGCCGTGCCCGAGCCGAAGGTGATCAAGAACCGCCTGCACCTGGACCTGCGGCCCCAGGACCAGTCGGCCGAGGTCGCCCGCCTGGTCGCGCTCGGGGCCTGCCCCGCCGACATCGGGCAGGGCGAGCAGACGTGGGTGGTGCTCGCCGATCCCGAGGGCAACGAGTTCTGCGTGCTCTCGGCCCGCGCGGGCGGCTGA
- a CDS encoding shikimate kinase, with amino-acid sequence MPPLTPTPTPPAAPRAPRAPRAVLVGPPGSGKSTVARLLARELGVAPRDTDVDIERSAGKPISEIFVDDGEPHFRDLERDAVTSALASHAGVLALGGGAVLDPHTEAALAAYAAAGGAVVFLDVSLAHAAPRVGFNQARPLLLGNPRSQWQALMERRRPVYRRVATLVVSTDARSPAQVAHEIAAALRATPPRDAGAVHHESGAPQ; translated from the coding sequence GTGCCACCGCTGACCCCCACGCCCACCCCGCCCGCCGCCCCGCGCGCGCCGCGGGCTCCGCGCGCCGTGCTGGTCGGCCCCCCCGGCTCGGGCAAGTCGACCGTCGCCCGGCTGCTCGCGCGCGAGCTCGGCGTCGCGCCACGGGACACCGATGTCGACATTGAGCGTTCCGCCGGCAAGCCGATCAGCGAGATCTTCGTCGACGACGGCGAGCCCCACTTCCGTGACCTCGAGCGCGACGCCGTCACGTCCGCCCTCGCGAGCCACGCCGGCGTCCTGGCGCTCGGCGGCGGCGCGGTGCTCGACCCGCACACCGAGGCGGCGCTCGCCGCGTACGCGGCCGCGGGCGGCGCCGTCGTGTTCCTGGACGTCTCGCTCGCGCACGCGGCCCCGCGCGTCGGGTTCAACCAGGCGCGACCGCTGCTGCTCGGCAACCCGCGCTCGCAGTGGCAGGCGCTGATGGAGCGCCGACGCCCGGTCTACCGCCGCGTCGCGACCCTCGTGGTCTCGACCGACGCCCGCAGCCCGGCGCAGGTCGCGCACGAGATCGCCGCCGCGCTGCGAGCCACCCCGCCCCGCGACGCTGGCGCCGTCCACCACGAGTCCGGAGCACCGCAATGA
- a CDS encoding GAF and ANTAR domain-containing protein has product MAPSGPSGSAAWTSGHLAGELRDLLLATESVEAFLQQLVGIAVEAIGEDVSAGITVARSGHPATVASSDADAAQFDEVQYGPDQGPCLTAMRANKVVLIQDMASDERFSKYRMRALSLGARSSMSLPLAGGNEAVGALNLYSRAPHTFGPRAQAQAQRFADEASRALSLAVHLVRGVEVTDQLRAALTSRTIIDQAIGIIMGQNRCSADVAFGVLRNASQNRNVKLRTVATEIVTAVGKAEASTGHQFVD; this is encoded by the coding sequence ATGGCACCATCAGGACCGAGCGGGTCGGCCGCCTGGACGAGCGGCCACCTTGCGGGCGAGTTGCGGGACCTGCTCCTGGCGACCGAGTCCGTCGAAGCGTTCCTGCAGCAGCTTGTGGGCATCGCGGTCGAGGCGATCGGCGAGGACGTCTCCGCCGGCATCACGGTCGCGCGCAGCGGCCACCCGGCGACGGTCGCGAGCAGCGACGCCGACGCCGCGCAGTTCGACGAGGTGCAGTACGGGCCTGACCAGGGCCCGTGCCTGACCGCGATGCGCGCCAACAAGGTCGTCCTGATCCAGGACATGGCCTCGGACGAGCGGTTCAGCAAGTACCGCATGCGCGCGCTCAGCCTCGGGGCGCGCTCGTCGATGTCGCTCCCGCTCGCCGGCGGGAACGAGGCGGTCGGGGCGCTGAATCTGTACTCGCGGGCCCCGCACACGTTCGGGCCCCGCGCGCAGGCGCAGGCCCAGCGGTTCGCCGACGAGGCGTCGCGCGCGCTGAGCCTCGCGGTCCATCTGGTGCGCGGCGTCGAGGTCACCGACCAGCTCCGCGCGGCACTGACCTCTCGGACGATCATCGACCAGGCGATCGGGATCATCATGGGCCAGAACCGCTGCTCGGCGGACGTCGCGTTCGGCGTGCTGCGGAACGCGTCGCAGAATCGCAACGTCAAGCTCCGCACGGTGGCGACCGAGATCGTCACCGCGGTCGGCAAGGCCGAGGCGTCCACCGGGCACCAGTTCGTCGACTGA
- a CDS encoding alpha/beta hydrolase family protein codes for MPALAPATILVPTPHGPAAAHLHVAERPRGALVLGHGAGGGIHAGDLVAVTAAAQSAGFTVVLVEQPYRVAGRRAPPRAPTLDVGWSAVLAHLAGDVLAGLPLVVGGRSSGARVACRTAVATGAIGVLCLAFPLQPPARSGRPPAPSRLPELDAARVPVLVIQGDRDPFGLPPAAADRTVAIVSGDHSLRVGLTAVAATAREWLAEVVPE; via the coding sequence ATGCCAGCGCTTGCCCCAGCCACGATCCTCGTGCCGACCCCGCACGGGCCGGCGGCCGCGCACCTGCACGTCGCCGAGCGTCCCCGCGGGGCGCTCGTGCTCGGGCACGGCGCCGGCGGCGGGATCCACGCGGGCGACCTGGTCGCCGTCACCGCCGCCGCCCAGTCGGCCGGGTTCACCGTCGTGCTGGTCGAGCAGCCGTACCGGGTCGCGGGCCGGCGCGCGCCGCCGCGTGCGCCCACCCTGGATGTCGGGTGGTCCGCCGTGCTCGCGCACCTGGCGGGCGACGTGCTCGCGGGGCTGCCGCTCGTCGTCGGCGGCCGATCCTCCGGCGCGCGGGTCGCGTGCCGAACCGCCGTCGCGACCGGCGCGATCGGGGTGCTCTGCCTCGCGTTCCCGCTGCAGCCGCCGGCGCGTTCGGGGCGGCCGCCCGCGCCGAGCCGCCTCCCCGAGCTGGACGCGGCCCGGGTGCCGGTGCTGGTGATCCAGGGCGATCGGGACCCGTTCGGCCTCCCACCGGCCGCCGCCGATCGCACGGTCGCGATCGTCTCGGGCGACCACTCGCTGCGCGTGGGCCTGACCGCCGTCGCGGCGACGGCGCGCGAGTGGCTCGCGGAGGTCGTGCCCGAGTAG